From one Halosimplex rubrum genomic stretch:
- a CDS encoding DUF4040 domain-containing protein: MTGALEVGLVVFVLACAVATAMLRDVLGSIIAFGAYSLGIAVIWVFLRAPDVGLTEAAVGAGIMTILLLLTIAKTVRPVDEEVLESVDLRALAVSVALVAVLSTTLVALPAVGDADSAVADDNVTDYYLDNAYEETEVKNAVTAVLAAYRGFDTLGEAAVVYSAGIGLLVVLDREVLG; encoded by the coding sequence GTGACGGGCGCGCTGGAAGTCGGGCTGGTGGTGTTCGTCCTGGCCTGCGCCGTCGCGACGGCCATGCTTCGGGACGTGCTCGGGTCGATCATCGCCTTCGGCGCCTACAGCCTCGGCATCGCCGTCATCTGGGTGTTCCTGCGGGCGCCCGACGTGGGCCTCACGGAGGCCGCGGTCGGCGCCGGGATCATGACGATCCTCCTCCTGTTGACCATCGCGAAGACCGTCCGGCCGGTCGACGAGGAGGTCCTCGAATCGGTCGATCTGCGCGCGTTGGCCGTCTCGGTCGCGCTCGTCGCGGTGCTGTCGACGACGCTCGTCGCGCTCCCGGCGGTCGGCGACGCCGACTCCGCGGTGGCGGACGACAACGTGACCGACTACTACCTCGACAACGCCTACGAGGAGACCGAGGTGAAAAACGCGGTGACCGCCGTGCTCGCGGCCTACCGCGGGTTCGACACGCTCGGGGAGGCGGCGGTCGTCTACTCGGCGGGGATCGGTCTGCTGGTCGTCCTCGACAGGGAGGTGCTCGGATGA
- a CDS encoding MnhB domain-containing protein, which translates to MSDAEETPVEDEGAVENGEGLYVESPIIMTTVRVITPFVFTLGLFVMFHGADSSGGGFQGGVIVGTVVLMLGIAFGIETTRDWVGPRLAVALVGLGVLAFLVIGLGSVALGGDFLEYEVYGIYHATKYGIELVELAIGLVVSGIVTGLFFVIAAGVADDGSDLA; encoded by the coding sequence ATGAGCGACGCCGAAGAGACGCCCGTCGAGGACGAGGGCGCGGTCGAGAACGGGGAGGGGCTCTACGTCGAGAGCCCGATCATCATGACCACCGTCCGGGTGATCACGCCGTTCGTCTTCACGCTCGGGCTGTTCGTGATGTTCCACGGCGCCGACTCCTCGGGCGGCGGGTTCCAGGGCGGCGTCATCGTCGGGACCGTCGTGCTGATGCTCGGGATCGCCTTCGGCATCGAGACGACCCGCGACTGGGTCGGCCCCCGCCTGGCCGTCGCGCTCGTCGGACTGGGCGTGCTCGCGTTCCTCGTGATCGGACTCGGGTCGGTCGCCCTCGGCGGGGACTTCCTGGAGTACGAGGTGTACGGCATCTACCACGCCACCAAGTACGGCATCGAGCTCGTCGAGCTGGCGATCGGGTTGGTCGTCTCCGGGATCGTAACCGGCCTCTTTTTCGTCATCGCCGCGGGAGTGGCCGACGACGGGAGTGATCTCGCGTGA
- a CDS encoding cation:proton antiporter subunit C — MIDLLADRLYYVVAFLLLGVGTYTLIGSSNVVKKVIGMNVFQTGIFLFFITSAFVTGASPPLLTAPAPHVSPLPHVLILTAIVVGVSLTAVALGLVVRVYEEYGTLNEEAIRRVSHDE, encoded by the coding sequence GTGATAGACCTACTCGCCGACCGCCTCTACTACGTCGTCGCGTTCCTGCTGCTCGGCGTGGGGACCTACACCCTGATCGGCAGCTCGAACGTCGTCAAGAAGGTGATCGGGATGAACGTCTTCCAGACCGGCATCTTCCTGTTTTTCATCACGTCGGCGTTCGTGACCGGCGCGAGTCCGCCCCTGCTGACCGCGCCCGCGCCGCACGTGAGTCCGCTGCCCCACGTCCTGATCCTCACCGCCATCGTCGTCGGCGTGAGCCTCACGGCCGTCGCGCTCGGGCTCGTCGTCCGCGTCTACGAGGAGTACGGCACGCTCAACGAGGAAGCCATCAGGCGGGTGAGCCACGATGAATGA
- a CDS encoding monovalent cation/H+ antiporter subunit D family protein produces the protein MNDLPALVVALPLLGSVAVLLAGLVRPRTGWPITVATAVTQVVAVGALATGAFGDEPIRYVVGGFTAPFGIELVVDGLSASMALLVAVVSLGVLAYARTAGPRSNPFYATYLLLVGGLTGMSITGDVFNMYVFLEITGLTAYALVASGEGGRSALAALKYLLVGTVGASLFLLGIGYAYVATGTLNMVDLSAQLAEVGYTDPLVQAAFGLLVVGLFVKVAVFPVHTWQPTAYAGAPDSVSAFISALVSTVAAYALIRIVFTVFTVDFLAANGVARTVLVAAAVVSIVVGSVLAVTQTEIKRMLAYSSVSQFGLVLAAIAVANTTALTGAAIHLVGHAIMKGGLFLTSGLVATETGARSIDGYDGLAERLPAGAGAFGVLALAMVGVPPAVGFVGKWYVALGAVRAEAWPLALVIFASTLLTLAYFARIVERMYFREAPEPAASVESADAETDATTAVVTDGNGPTDDETAASAPRVSLGMRATVVGAAVLAIVLGVAAVQYGQLLEPTIERLLS, from the coding sequence ATGAATGACCTTCCCGCCCTCGTCGTCGCGCTCCCGCTGCTTGGCTCGGTCGCGGTGTTGCTCGCCGGGCTCGTCCGTCCGCGGACCGGCTGGCCGATCACCGTCGCCACCGCCGTCACCCAGGTCGTCGCGGTCGGGGCGCTGGCGACCGGCGCGTTCGGCGACGAGCCGATCCGCTACGTCGTCGGCGGGTTCACCGCCCCCTTCGGGATCGAACTCGTCGTCGACGGCCTGTCGGCCTCGATGGCGCTGCTCGTCGCGGTCGTCTCGCTGGGCGTCCTCGCGTACGCGCGCACCGCGGGCCCGCGGTCGAACCCCTTCTACGCGACCTACCTCCTGCTGGTCGGCGGTCTGACCGGCATGAGCATCACCGGGGACGTATTCAACATGTACGTCTTCCTGGAGATCACGGGGCTGACCGCCTACGCGCTGGTCGCCAGCGGCGAGGGCGGTCGCTCGGCCCTGGCGGCGCTGAAGTACCTGCTCGTCGGCACGGTCGGCGCGTCGCTGTTCCTGCTCGGGATCGGTTACGCCTACGTCGCGACCGGGACGCTCAACATGGTCGACCTCTCCGCTCAACTGGCCGAGGTGGGCTACACGGACCCGCTCGTGCAGGCCGCCTTCGGCCTGCTCGTCGTCGGCCTGTTCGTCAAGGTCGCGGTCTTCCCGGTCCACACCTGGCAGCCGACCGCCTACGCCGGCGCGCCCGACTCCGTGAGCGCGTTCATCTCGGCGCTGGTCTCGACGGTCGCCGCCTACGCGCTGATCCGGATCGTCTTCACCGTCTTTACCGTCGACTTCCTGGCGGCGAACGGCGTCGCGCGGACGGTGCTGGTCGCGGCCGCCGTCGTCAGCATCGTCGTCGGCAGCGTCCTCGCGGTGACTCAGACGGAGATCAAGCGGATGCTCGCCTACTCGTCGGTGTCGCAGTTCGGGCTCGTCCTCGCCGCGATCGCCGTCGCCAACACCACCGCGTTGACCGGCGCGGCGATCCACCTCGTCGGCCACGCGATCATGAAGGGCGGCCTGTTCCTGACGAGCGGGCTGGTCGCGACCGAGACCGGCGCCCGCTCGATCGACGGCTACGACGGGCTGGCCGAGCGCCTGCCCGCCGGCGCGGGGGCCTTCGGCGTCCTCGCGCTCGCGATGGTGGGCGTCCCGCCCGCCGTCGGGTTCGTCGGCAAGTGGTACGTCGCGCTGGGCGCCGTCCGGGCCGAGGCCTGGCCGCTCGCGCTCGTCATCTTCGCGAGCACGCTCCTGACGCTCGCGTACTTCGCCCGGATCGTCGAGCGGATGTACTTCCGCGAGGCGCCCGAGCCCGCCGCCAGCGTCGAGTCCGCCGACGCCGAGACCGACGCGACGACGGCCGTCGTCACCGACGGTAACGGACCGACCGACGACGAGACCGCCGCCTCGGCCCCGCGCGTCTCTCTCGGGATGCGCGCGACGGTCGTCGGCGCGGCCGTCCTGGCTATCGTCCTCGGCGTCGCCGCCGTCCAGTACGGACAGCTCCTCGAACCCACCATCGAACGGCTCCTGTCATGA